The Pseudofrankia inefficax genome window below encodes:
- a CDS encoding type I polyketide synthase has product MTRTSSQRDPVRPTRPGDAATASVPTASTLPAPATAARELVAVVTPFAEPNAALVAAVERAGGLGVLDLGRDATRARRALADAARWCDAFAVRVGPAAPLRPADLPAGVDTVLLADPDLLAATRPTGTAEPAEWDVASAAGPAAQRRVLVEVTSVAGARAALAAGADGVVARGSEAGGLVGDLTTFTLLQHLRAASLTTRSGAPAPFWAAGGIGPHSAAGAVALGAAGVVLDAQLALVREVELPAEVASAIRAMDGSETTLLGDHRVYIRPDLPVARLAATPANDPARPRATGETAADLRDTGGEIASDGTLPAGTGATPSAAEIATRLGAKDLRAQLLPIGQDGAFAGPLADLYVTASGVVGAVRAAIGDQLATAASLRPLAPGAPFAAARGLRYPLAQGPMTRVSDVPAFAKAVADGGGLPFLALALLTGEQSRALLTETAELLGDAPWGVGVLGFAPPEVRNAQLEAVLAVRPPCALIAGGRPAQATPLEAAGIDTFLHVPSPGLLDRFVADGARKFVFEGRECGGHVGPRASFALWEAQVAGLLAAGERAGGTFFEELHLLFAGGVHDEASAAAVAAVAAPLAARGAKVGALMGTAYLFTDEAVTSGAIQAGFQDAALACERTVLLETSPGHATRCVRSPFVDTFLAARADLAAAGRGRQEMWAELESLNLGRLRIASKGVRRDGGALVTVDPATQAAEGMFMIGQVAALRAERTTVPALHEQVTTGAGDALARRAAELGLAAAEVPAQAGTDAAHEGTRRDAAARSVAAVRETARPLDIAIVGMAAVFPGAPDVETFWANIVSGVDAVTEVPADRFDADRFYAEDAFVKDAGKMTPSKWGGFLPPIPFDALAYGIPPRSLRSIETGQLLALEVAARALRDAGYDTGIGGQDKAGGRRRAGRAFDRSRTSVVFGAEAGADLSGAYGLRAGFRALLGDLPAELDDHLPELDEDSFPGILANVIAGRVANRLDLGGSNFTVDAACASSFAALDAACKELAAGNADMVLCGGADTHNGLNDFLMFASVHALSPSGKCASFDSSADGITLGEGVAVVVLKRLADAERDGDRIQAVVRAVAGSSDGRALGLTAPRRAGQVLSLERAYGRAGVSPSEVGLVEAHATGTVVGDRTELSTLTDVFSEHGAEPGSITVGSVKSQIGHTKCAAGMAGLIKATRALAAGVRPPTLHVTKPNPAWEAGSSPFAFERTARPWAAPAAERHAGVSAFGFGGTNFHVVLSAYDGAPEPAHGLGLWPAELFVVRGADRAAAARRLDRLAELAETNESAGRPWRLRDLARTVADDRSGPVQLAFVVADLDELPTALARARSFQADPRAGLFVAPDKADQTDRADQTDRADQTDDTAGPGRVGFLFPGQGSQRPGMLADLFVAFPRLRELLAHGPHLADTMFPPAPFGRAEADAQAAAITDTRAAQPILGLADLAMADLLGSLGIRADDLAGHSYGELVALTVAGVLDRADLVGLSEARAAAILAAAGDDPGTMAAVSATAEKTRAALAAAGGLAEQVVLANQNAPKQTVISGTTAAVGAALTALSAAGLTAKQIPVAAAFHSPVVAGAAATLADVLAGLDVRPADARVWSNTTGAPYPGTGDEVRATLAGQVAAPVRFVEQVEAMYAAGVRTFVEVGPGRVLTGLVGKILAGRPHRAVATDVAGEPGLRRLLLAVAELAAAGVPVDVAPLFAGRDAKAVAVADAPRRPGWLVDGAFVRTADGRPVAGGLKPPTVLSLAAPLVPAATPGSVLLPAEPDASRPVDAAVLEFLRTTRDLVAAQRDVVLGYLGQGGARDLGHDGALLDGLGLGSVAPQAFHPGGAQPAGRALAIPAQAVPVEPVAAQAPATASNGVPAGPVGRGVVLDAVVEVIGSQTGYPAEMLEPGLDLEADLSIDSIKRTEILGELAGRLGLAGAEGGELDESVVEELAAIKTVDGIVDWIVARAPRTAQPGPDGPAAPAGGPIPAGSVPAGAAQPPTLAGPPARGLVLDAVVEVIGSQTGYPAEMLEPGLDLEADLSIDSIKRTEILGELAGRLGLAGAEGGELDESVVEELAAIKTVDGIVDWIVAHGGGSAGAAGSAAAVTPSAGVVPPGAVPAQPTPARFGTPFQAGPGLSTAPPSRNGSSHNGAAHNGSSGNGLSGGGSSQPGAHVPSRADAPPAVATLDAGPRPVGRGVVLDAVVEVIGSQTGYPAEMLEPGLDLEADLSIDSIKRTEILGELAGRLGLAGAEGGELDESVVEELAAIKTVDGIVDWIVAHTSAAAAGAAETTPAAAAASTRIPLRRFVVEPVPLPAAPSVAEALARLGAARPGGPGPLAGGRFAVVEGGLGVGLELADLLEQAGAAVRLLDAGAPDLADQVASGVAADGLLWVAALDAGTGSAAELPGAFAALKAAVLGPRAAGGGGGTRRLVLASGLGGDFGRRAAAGVDPGPAAGAGFAGLARTLAHELPDVAVRVVDVDPKDAPRRIAESLLAEMLATDAPLVVGHRDGVRSALRVVPVELAAPVSAGLETAGLGPDSVVLLTGGARGITALLAVEIARRSGAHVELVGRTPPPAAPEDPATAGALDAPALRRALIATGMRKPAEIEARLARLLAEREVRATLAELERTAAGVRYHAVDVRDAAAVRAVVADVYARHGRLDGVVHGAGVLEDRLVRDKTPESFARVYSTKVDGARALLGALRRDRCLRETGSAAPSGPDLGGPGFVVLFGSVAGVFGNRGQVDYAAANDTLDALAHAHAGVFRTYRQTAQPGSAEPAGVPGRVVSVDWGPWRAEGGGMVSAELEREYARRGIGLIEPAEGVAALLHELSSPQAPGTQGPAQVVYLCGEADALHG; this is encoded by the coding sequence ATGACCAGGACTTCCAGTCAGCGCGACCCAGTCCGCCCCACCCGGCCGGGCGACGCGGCAACGGCGTCGGTCCCCACGGCCAGCACCCTGCCCGCGCCGGCGACGGCGGCCCGGGAGCTCGTCGCCGTCGTGACCCCGTTCGCCGAACCGAACGCGGCGCTGGTCGCGGCGGTCGAGCGGGCGGGTGGCCTGGGAGTACTGGACCTGGGCCGCGACGCCACTCGCGCCCGGCGGGCGCTCGCCGACGCCGCCCGCTGGTGTGACGCCTTCGCGGTCCGCGTCGGCCCGGCGGCGCCGCTGCGCCCGGCGGACCTGCCGGCCGGCGTCGACACCGTCCTGCTCGCCGACCCTGACCTGCTCGCCGCGACGCGGCCCACGGGCACGGCCGAGCCCGCGGAGTGGGACGTCGCCAGCGCGGCCGGCCCCGCGGCCCAGCGCCGGGTGCTCGTCGAGGTGACCTCGGTGGCTGGCGCGCGCGCGGCCCTGGCGGCCGGCGCGGACGGCGTGGTCGCGCGCGGCAGCGAGGCCGGCGGCCTGGTCGGCGACCTGACGACCTTCACACTGCTGCAGCACCTGCGCGCCGCGAGCCTCACGACCCGGTCCGGCGCGCCGGCCCCGTTCTGGGCCGCCGGCGGCATCGGGCCGCACTCGGCGGCCGGCGCGGTCGCCCTCGGAGCGGCCGGCGTCGTCCTGGACGCCCAGCTCGCCCTGGTCCGCGAGGTCGAGCTGCCCGCCGAGGTGGCCAGCGCCATCCGGGCCATGGACGGCAGCGAGACCACCCTGCTCGGCGACCACCGGGTGTACATCCGCCCCGACCTTCCGGTCGCGCGCCTGGCCGCCACCCCGGCCAACGATCCCGCCCGGCCGCGGGCCACCGGCGAGACCGCCGCCGACCTGCGGGACACCGGCGGCGAGATCGCCTCCGACGGCACCCTGCCCGCCGGCACCGGCGCCACGCCGTCCGCGGCCGAGATCGCCACCCGGCTGGGCGCCAAGGACCTGCGGGCCCAGCTGCTCCCGATCGGTCAGGACGGGGCTTTCGCCGGCCCGCTCGCCGACCTGTACGTCACCGCCAGCGGCGTCGTCGGCGCCGTCCGCGCCGCGATCGGCGACCAGCTGGCCACCGCGGCCAGCCTGCGCCCGCTCGCGCCGGGCGCGCCGTTCGCCGCCGCGCGCGGCCTGCGCTACCCCCTCGCCCAGGGCCCGATGACCCGGGTGAGCGACGTCCCCGCCTTCGCGAAGGCGGTCGCCGACGGCGGTGGGCTGCCGTTCCTCGCGCTCGCGCTGCTGACCGGCGAACAGTCGCGGGCGCTGCTGACCGAGACGGCCGAGCTGCTCGGTGACGCGCCGTGGGGCGTCGGCGTCCTCGGCTTCGCGCCGCCGGAGGTGCGCAACGCCCAGCTTGAGGCCGTCCTGGCGGTGCGGCCGCCGTGCGCGCTGATCGCCGGCGGCCGGCCGGCCCAGGCCACGCCGCTGGAGGCCGCCGGGATCGACACGTTCCTGCACGTCCCCTCGCCGGGGCTGCTGGACCGGTTCGTCGCCGACGGCGCCCGCAAGTTCGTCTTCGAGGGCCGGGAGTGCGGCGGGCACGTCGGGCCGCGGGCGAGCTTCGCGCTCTGGGAGGCCCAGGTCGCCGGCCTGCTGGCCGCCGGCGAGCGGGCCGGCGGGACGTTCTTCGAGGAGCTGCACCTGCTGTTCGCCGGCGGGGTGCACGACGAGGCGTCGGCCGCCGCCGTCGCGGCCGTCGCGGCGCCGCTGGCGGCCCGCGGCGCCAAGGTCGGCGCGCTGATGGGCACCGCCTACCTGTTCACGGACGAGGCGGTGACGTCCGGCGCGATCCAGGCCGGTTTCCAGGACGCGGCCCTGGCCTGCGAGCGGACCGTGCTGCTGGAGACGTCGCCCGGGCACGCCACCCGGTGTGTCCGCTCGCCGTTCGTCGACACCTTCCTCGCCGCCAGGGCCGACCTGGCCGCCGCCGGGCGTGGCCGCCAGGAGATGTGGGCCGAGCTGGAGAGCCTCAACCTGGGTCGGCTGCGGATCGCCAGCAAGGGCGTCCGTCGTGACGGCGGCGCGCTGGTGACCGTGGACCCGGCGACCCAGGCCGCCGAGGGCATGTTCATGATCGGCCAGGTGGCCGCGCTGCGGGCGGAGCGGACCACCGTCCCGGCACTGCACGAGCAGGTCACCACCGGCGCGGGGGATGCGCTCGCCCGGCGGGCCGCCGAGCTGGGCCTGGCCGCCGCCGAGGTCCCGGCCCAGGCCGGCACCGACGCGGCGCACGAGGGAACGCGGCGGGACGCGGCGGCGCGGTCGGTGGCCGCGGTCCGCGAGACCGCCCGGCCGCTGGACATCGCGATCGTGGGGATGGCGGCGGTCTTCCCGGGTGCCCCGGACGTCGAGACGTTCTGGGCGAACATCGTCTCGGGCGTCGACGCGGTCACCGAGGTGCCGGCGGACCGGTTCGACGCGGACCGTTTCTACGCCGAGGACGCGTTCGTCAAGGACGCCGGGAAGATGACCCCGTCGAAATGGGGCGGCTTCCTGCCGCCGATCCCGTTCGACGCGCTTGCCTATGGCATCCCGCCGCGCTCGCTGCGCAGCATCGAGACCGGCCAGCTGCTCGCGCTGGAGGTCGCGGCCAGGGCGCTGCGGGACGCCGGCTACGACACCGGGATCGGTGGTCAGGACAAGGCCGGCGGCCGCCGGCGGGCCGGCCGCGCGTTCGACCGGTCCCGTACCTCCGTGGTGTTCGGCGCCGAGGCCGGCGCCGACCTCTCGGGCGCCTACGGGCTGCGGGCCGGCTTCCGCGCCCTGCTCGGCGACCTGCCGGCCGAGCTCGACGACCACCTGCCGGAGCTGGACGAGGACTCGTTCCCGGGCATCCTGGCCAACGTCATCGCCGGCCGGGTGGCCAACCGGCTCGACCTCGGCGGGTCGAACTTCACCGTCGACGCCGCCTGCGCCTCCTCGTTCGCGGCTCTCGACGCCGCCTGCAAGGAGCTCGCCGCCGGCAACGCCGACATGGTGCTCTGCGGTGGCGCCGACACCCACAACGGCCTGAACGACTTCCTGATGTTCGCCTCGGTGCACGCCCTGTCGCCCAGCGGCAAGTGCGCCTCGTTCGACTCGTCCGCCGACGGGATCACCCTCGGCGAGGGCGTCGCGGTGGTCGTGCTCAAGCGCCTCGCCGACGCCGAGCGCGACGGCGACCGCATCCAGGCCGTGGTCCGGGCCGTCGCCGGCTCCTCCGACGGGCGGGCGCTCGGCCTCACCGCGCCGCGCCGCGCCGGCCAGGTCCTCTCGCTGGAGCGCGCCTACGGGCGGGCCGGCGTGTCGCCGTCCGAGGTCGGCCTCGTCGAGGCTCATGCCACCGGCACCGTCGTCGGCGACCGGACCGAGCTCTCGACCCTCACCGACGTGTTCTCCGAGCACGGCGCCGAGCCGGGCAGCATCACCGTCGGCTCGGTGAAGTCGCAGATCGGGCACACGAAGTGCGCCGCCGGCATGGCCGGGCTGATCAAGGCCACCCGGGCGCTCGCGGCCGGCGTGCGCCCGCCGACGCTGCACGTCACCAAGCCCAACCCGGCCTGGGAGGCCGGGTCCAGCCCGTTCGCCTTCGAGCGCACCGCGCGCCCGTGGGCGGCGCCGGCGGCCGAGCGGCACGCCGGGGTGTCCGCGTTCGGCTTCGGCGGGACGAACTTCCACGTCGTGCTCTCCGCGTACGACGGCGCGCCCGAGCCGGCCCACGGGCTGGGCCTGTGGCCGGCCGAGCTGTTCGTCGTCCGCGGCGCGGACCGGGCGGCCGCGGCCCGCCGGCTCGACCGGCTCGCCGAGCTGGCCGAGACGAACGAGTCCGCCGGGCGGCCGTGGCGGCTGCGCGACCTGGCCCGCACGGTCGCCGACGACCGGTCCGGGCCGGTCCAGCTCGCGTTCGTCGTCGCCGACCTGGACGAGCTGCCGACGGCGCTCGCCCGTGCGCGTTCCTTCCAGGCGGACCCGAGGGCCGGGCTGTTCGTCGCGCCGGACAAGGCCGACCAGACCGACCGGGCCGACCAGACCGACAGGGCCGACCAGACCGACGACACCGCCGGGCCCGGTCGGGTCGGGTTCCTGTTCCCGGGCCAGGGCAGCCAGCGGCCGGGGATGCTTGCGGACCTGTTCGTCGCGTTCCCGCGGCTGCGCGAGCTGCTCGCCCACGGCCCGCACCTGGCCGACACGATGTTCCCGCCGGCTCCGTTCGGCCGGGCCGAGGCGGACGCGCAGGCCGCCGCGATCACCGACACCCGGGCCGCCCAGCCGATCCTCGGCCTCGCGGACCTGGCGATGGCCGACCTGCTGGGCTCCCTGGGCATCCGCGCCGACGACCTGGCCGGCCACTCGTACGGCGAGCTGGTCGCGCTCACCGTCGCCGGCGTTCTGGACCGGGCCGACCTGGTCGGGCTCTCCGAGGCGCGCGCCGCCGCGATCCTCGCCGCGGCGGGTGACGACCCGGGCACGATGGCCGCGGTCTCCGCCACGGCCGAGAAGACCCGCGCCGCGCTCGCCGCCGCCGGTGGCCTGGCCGAGCAGGTCGTGCTCGCCAACCAGAACGCACCGAAGCAGACGGTCATCTCCGGCACGACCGCGGCCGTCGGCGCCGCGCTCACCGCGCTGTCCGCCGCCGGCCTCACCGCCAAGCAGATCCCGGTCGCCGCCGCGTTCCACAGCCCGGTCGTGGCCGGGGCCGCCGCCACGCTCGCCGACGTGCTCGCCGGGCTCGACGTCCGCCCGGCAGACGCGCGCGTCTGGTCGAACACGACCGGCGCGCCCTACCCCGGCACGGGGGACGAGGTGCGGGCGACGCTCGCCGGCCAGGTGGCCGCCCCGGTCCGGTTCGTCGAGCAGGTCGAGGCGATGTACGCCGCCGGGGTCCGCACGTTCGTCGAGGTCGGGCCCGGCCGGGTCCTCACCGGCCTGGTCGGCAAGATCCTCGCCGGCCGGCCGCACCGGGCCGTCGCCACCGACGTCGCCGGCGAGCCGGGGCTGCGCCGGCTGCTCCTCGCCGTCGCCGAGCTCGCCGCGGCGGGTGTCCCCGTCGACGTCGCCCCGCTGTTCGCCGGCCGGGACGCCAAGGCCGTCGCCGTGGCCGACGCGCCGCGCCGGCCCGGCTGGCTGGTCGACGGCGCCTTCGTGCGCACCGCGGACGGCCGTCCGGTCGCCGGGGGCCTCAAGCCGCCGACGGTCCTGTCGCTGGCCGCGCCGCTCGTCCCGGCCGCCACGCCCGGGTCGGTCCTGTTGCCCGCCGAGCCGGACGCCTCGCGGCCGGTCGACGCGGCCGTGCTGGAGTTCCTGCGGACCACGCGAGACCTCGTCGCCGCGCAGCGCGACGTCGTGCTGGGCTACCTCGGCCAGGGCGGCGCACGCGACCTGGGCCACGACGGTGCCCTGCTCGACGGCCTGGGCCTTGGGAGCGTCGCGCCACAGGCCTTCCACCCGGGTGGCGCGCAGCCGGCCGGGCGCGCGCTGGCGATCCCCGCGCAGGCCGTGCCGGTGGAGCCGGTGGCCGCCCAGGCGCCCGCCACCGCCTCGAACGGTGTGCCCGCCGGGCCGGTGGGCCGTGGCGTGGTGTTGGACGCGGTGGTGGAGGTGATCGGTTCGCAGACGGGTTATCCGGCGGAGATGCTGGAGCCGGGTCTTGACCTGGAGGCGGATCTGTCGATCGATTCGATCAAGCGGACGGAGATTTTGGGGGAGTTGGCGGGTCGGCTGGGTCTGGCTGGTGCCGAGGGTGGCGAGCTGGATGAGTCGGTGGTGGAGGAGTTGGCGGCGATCAAGACGGTGGACGGGATCGTCGACTGGATCGTCGCCCGCGCGCCCCGGACCGCTCAGCCCGGCCCCGACGGGCCCGCCGCGCCCGCTGGTGGCCCGATCCCGGCCGGCTCCGTCCCGGCGGGAGCCGCCCAGCCGCCGACGCTCGCCGGGCCGCCCGCCCGCGGCCTGGTGCTGGATGCCGTCGTCGAGGTGATCGGTTCGCAGACGGGTTATCCGGCGGAGATGCTGGAGCCGGGTCTTGACCTGGAGGCGGATCTGTCGATCGATTCGATCAAGCGGACGGAGATTTTGGGGGAGTTGGCGGGTCGGCTGGGTCTGGCTGGTGCCGAGGGTGGCGAGCTGGATGAGTCGGTGGTGGAGGAGTTGGCGGCGATCAAGACGGTGGACGGGATCGTCGACTGGATCGTCGCGCACGGCGGCGGCTCGGCCGGCGCGGCTGGTTCCGCCGCCGCGGTGACGCCGTCCGCCGGGGTCGTGCCGCCCGGCGCGGTGCCCGCGCAGCCGACTCCGGCCAGGTTCGGCACGCCCTTCCAGGCCGGCCCGGGCCTGTCGACAGCCCCGCCGTCGCGCAACGGCTCGTCCCACAACGGCGCCGCGCACAACGGCTCGTCTGGCAACGGCCTGTCCGGCGGCGGCTCGTCCCAGCCCGGGGCGCATGTCCCGTCCCGAGCGGACGCGCCGCCAGCCGTCGCGACGCTGGACGCCGGCCCGCGGCCGGTGGGCCGTGGCGTGGTGTTGGACGCGGTGGTGGAGGTGATCGGTTCGCAGACGGGTTATCCGGCGGAGATGCTGGAGCCGGGTCTTGACCTGGAGGCGGATCTGTCGATCGATTCGATCAAGCGGACGGAGATTTTGGGGGAGTTGGCGGGTCGGCTGGGTCTGGCTGGTGCCGAGGGTGGCGAGCTGGATGAGTCGGTGGTGGAGGAGTTGGCGGCGATCAAGACGGTGGACGGGATCGTCGACTGGATCGTCGCGCACACCAGCGCCGCCGCCGCGGGTGCGGCCGAGACCACCCCGGCCGCCGCCGCCGCGAGCACACGGATTCCGCTGCGCAGGTTCGTCGTCGAGCCGGTCCCGCTGCCGGCCGCGCCGAGCGTGGCCGAGGCGCTAGCTCGGTTGGGTGCCGCCCGTCCGGGCGGGCCTGGCCCGCTGGCCGGCGGCCGGTTCGCCGTCGTCGAGGGCGGCCTCGGCGTCGGCCTGGAGCTCGCCGACCTGCTGGAGCAGGCGGGCGCCGCGGTCCGGCTGCTCGACGCCGGGGCTCCCGACCTGGCCGACCAGGTAGCCAGCGGCGTCGCGGCCGACGGGCTGCTCTGGGTCGCCGCGCTGGACGCGGGCACCGGGTCGGCCGCCGAACTGCCCGGCGCGTTCGCCGCGCTGAAGGCCGCGGTGCTCGGCCCGCGTGCCGCCGGTGGTGGCGGCGGTACCCGCCGGCTCGTGCTCGCCAGTGGCCTCGGCGGCGACTTCGGCCGCCGCGCCGCGGCCGGCGTGGACCCCGGCCCGGCCGCCGGCGCCGGCTTCGCCGGCCTCGCCCGGACGCTCGCCCACGAGCTGCCGGACGTCGCCGTTCGGGTGGTCGACGTCGACCCGAAGGACGCGCCGCGCCGGATCGCCGAGTCGCTGCTCGCCGAGATGCTCGCCACCGACGCCCCGCTGGTCGTGGGCCACCGCGACGGCGTCCGTTCGGCCCTGCGGGTCGTCCCGGTCGAGCTCGCCGCGCCGGTGTCGGCCGGGCTGGAGACAGCCGGGCTGGGTCCGGACTCGGTGGTGCTGCTGACCGGCGGCGCCCGCGGGATCACCGCCCTGCTGGCGGTGGAGATCGCCCGTCGGTCCGGCGCGCACGTCGAGCTGGTCGGCCGGACCCCGCCGCCCGCCGCCCCCGAGGACCCGGCGACCGCCGGTGCCCTCGACGCCCCGGCGCTGCGCCGCGCCCTGATCGCCACGGGGATGCGCAAGCCGGCCGAGATCGAGGCCCGCCTCGCCCGGCTGCTCGCCGAGCGCGAGGTCCGGGCGACCCTCGCCGAGCTCGAGCGCACCGCGGCCGGCGTCCGCTACCACGCCGTCGACGTCCGCGACGCCGCCGCCGTGCGGGCCGTGGTCGCCGACGTCTACGCCCGGCACGGCCGGCTCGACGGCGTCGTCCACGGCGCCGGTGTGCTGGAGGACCGGCTGGTCCGGGACAAGACGCCCGAGTCGTTCGCCCGGGTGTACTCGACCAAGGTCGACGGGGCCCGGGCGCTGCTCGGCGCCCTGCGCCGGGACCGCTGCCTGCGCGAGACCGGTTCCGCCGCGCCGAGCGGTCCCGACCTCGGCGGGCCCGGGTTCGTCGTCCTGTTCGGCAGCGTCGCCGGCGTGTTCGGCAACCGCGGCCAGGTCGACTACGCCGCGGCCAACGACACCCTCGACGCGCTCGCGCACGCGCACGCCGGGGTGTTCCGGACCTACCGGCAGACCGCCCAGCCCGGCTCCGCCGAGCCGGCGGGAGTCCCGGGCCGGGTCGTCAGCGTCGACTGGGGCCCCTGGCGCGCCGAGGGCGGCGGCATGGTGTCGGCCGAGCTGGAGCGTGAGTACGCCCGGCGCGGGATCGGCCTGATCGAACCAGCCGAGGGGGTCGCGGCGCTGCTGCACGAGCTGTCCAGCCCCCAGGCCCCGGGGACGCAGGGCCCGGCACAGGTCGTCTACCTGTGCGGCGAGGCGGATGCCCTCCATGGCTGA